The proteins below are encoded in one region of Puntigrus tetrazona isolate hp1 chromosome 5, ASM1883169v1, whole genome shotgun sequence:
- the uap1l1 gene encoding LOW QUALITY PROTEIN: UDP-N-acetylhexosamine pyrophosphorylase-like protein 1 (The sequence of the model RefSeq protein was modified relative to this genomic sequence to represent the inferred CDS: inserted 2 bases in 1 codon), which translates to MLSFEEVKAKLETAGQSHVLRFWAELSADERHTLLEEICQLQPEELLEHCRAAAEAASRRSSADGRLDARMKPVPPEFFGSVRKSDRETLQMWGDEGLLQISQDRVAVLLLAGGQGTRLGVPYPKGMYNVGLPSGKTMYQIQAERIQKVQELANLKHGSRCTIPWYIMTSEFTLGPTEKFFKDNEYFGLCPSNVIMFEQRMIPAVGFDGKIILEKKNKIAMAPDGNGGLYRALVDNKILEDLKRRGVEYLHVYCVDNILVKMADPVFIGFCINKGADCGAKVVDKAYPAEPVGVVCQVDGLYQVIEYSEIQPETAELRGPGGELLFSAGNICNHFFTRGFLKDVAEKFESQLKQHVAIKKVPFVDGEGNLVKPTKPNGIKMEKFVFDVFQFSKKFVAFEVLREEEFSPLKNADGAPLDTPTTARRSLLAQHYRWALAAGGHFLDGQEKPIPPKHSTTQNEDXPAICEISPLVSYFGEGLEKLLNRKNLKSPLLLDENEAENLAKTA; encoded by the exons ATGTTATCATTCGAGGAAGTTAAAGCGAAGTTAGAAACTGCAGGACAGAGCCATGTTTTGCGATTTTGGGCTGAACTTTCCGCGGATGAAAGGCATACGCTTCTGGAGGAGATATGTCAGCTCCAGCCCGAAGAGTTACTCGAGCACTGCCGGGCGGCTGCAGAGGCTGCCAGCCGGCGTTCGAGCGCTGACGGTCGGCTAGACGCGCGGATGAAGCCCGTCCCTCCAGAGTTCTTTGGAAGCGTGCGTAAAAGTGACCGAGAGACGCTTCAGATGTGGGGCGACGAAG GGTTACTGCAGATTTCCCAGGACAGGGTGGCTGTTCTGCTGTTAGCCGGGGGTCAGGGGACTCGGCTCGGAGTGCCTTATCCTAAGGGCATGTACAATGTTGGGCTTCCAAGTGGGAAAACCATGTACCAGATCCAGGCTGAGCGTATCCAGAAGGTGCAAGAGCTGGCCAATTTGAAGCACGGTAGTAGGTGCACGATACCATG GTACATAATGACTAGTGAGTTTACTCTGGGACCCACAGAGAAGTTCTTCAAAGACAATGAATATTTTGGTCTTTGTCCATCCAACGTAATCATGTTTGAGCAGAGAATGATACCAGCAGTAGGCTTTGATGGAAAGATCATCCTGGAGAAGAAGAACAAAATAGCCATGGCACCAG ATGGAAATGGCGGCCTCTATCGTGCTCTAGTGGACAACAAGATTTTGGAGGACCTGAAGAGAAGGGGTGTGGAGTATCTTCACGTGTACTGTGTGGACAACATCTTGGTGAAGATGGCAGACCCAGTCTTTATTGGCTTTTGTATAAACAAAGGAGCAGACTGCGGAgccaag GTGGTGGACAAGGCGTATCCTGCAGAGCCTGTTGGAGTGGTGTGTCAGGTGGACGGCCTGTATCAGGTGATCGAGTACAGTGAGATCCAGCCAGAGACCGCGGAGCTGCGAGGCCCGGGAGGAGAGCTCCTGTTCAGTGCTGGGAACATCTGCAACCACTTCTTCACCCGAGGCTTCCTAAAGGACGTGGCTGA AAAGTTCGAGAGTCAGCTGAAGCAGCATGTGGCAATCAAGAAAGTGCCGTTCGTGGATGGAGAAGGGAACCTGGTGAAACCAACCAAGCCCAATGGCATCAAAATGGAGAAATTTGTCTTCGACGTCTTTCAGTTCTCAAA GAAATTTGTCGCCTTTGAGGTGTTGAGAGAGGAGGAATTCTCACCCCTGAAAAATGCTGATGGGGCTCCTTTGGACACGCCAACTACAGCGCGCCGATCCTTGTTAGCACAACATTACCGCTGGGCTCTGGCAGCTGGTGGACACTTCCTGGACGGGCAGGAGAAACCCATCCCCCCGAAACATAG TACGACACAGAACGAAGA CCCGGCAATCTGCGAAATCTCTCCACTTGTGTCATACTTTGGCGAG GGTCTGGAAAAGCTGCTGAACCGGAAGAACCTAAAGTCCCCTCTCCTGCTCGATGAGAATGAAGCCGAGAACCTAGCGAAAACTGCATAG